The following are encoded together in the Pithys albifrons albifrons isolate INPA30051 chromosome 5, PitAlb_v1, whole genome shotgun sequence genome:
- the COQ2 gene encoding 4-hydroxybenzoate polyprenyltransferase, mitochondrial yields the protein MAAALLARLCRGGPGPRSALAAAATAAPPPPLLCRRRPSAPPPRPRSFSAAELVRAAPAPLQPYLRLMRLHQPAGTWLLYLPCTWSIGLAAEAGSLPDGRMLALFGAGAVLMRGAGCTINDMWDRDFDRKVARTASRPLAAGDISTFQSFVFLGGQLSLALCVLLCLNYYSIILGAASLSLVVTYPLMKRITYWPQLVLGLTFNWGALLGWSAIKGSCEWSVCLPLYLSGVMWTLVYDTIYAHQDKRDDIMIGVKSTALQFKEDTKQWLSGFSLAMLLGLCVAGMNCNQTFPYYSAVAAVGAHLAHQIYTLDIDKPEDCWKKFASNRTVGILLFTGIVLGNLWKRKDVKSVEEPLENR from the exons ATGGCGGCGGCGCTGCTGGCGCGGCTGtgccggggcggccccgggcccCGCTCGGCCCTCGCCGCCGCTGCCACCGCCGCCCCTCCGCCGCCGCTGCTGTGTCGCCGCCGCCCCTCCGCGCCCCCCCCGCGGCCGCGCAGCTTCTCGGCGGCCGAGCTGGTGCGCGCCGCGCCGGCCCCGCTGCAGCCCTACCTGCGGCTCATGCGGCTGCACCAGCCCGCCG GGACGTGGCTGCTGTACCTGCCGTGCACGTGGAGCATCGGGCTGGCGGCCGAGGCCGGGAGCCTCCCGGACGGGCGCATGCTGGCGCTGTTCGGCGCGGGAGCCGTGCTGATGCGGGGCGCCGGGTGCACCATCAATGACATGTGGGACCGCGACTTTGACAGAAAG gTCGCAAGGACAGCAAGTAGACCCCTGGCAGCTGGAGATATCTCCACTTTTCAGTCCTTTGTTTTCCTCGGGGGACAGCTTAGCCTGGCACTTTGTGTGCTTCTGTGTCTGAATTACTACAG TATCATTCTGGGAGCAGCCTCTTTGTCTCTTGTGGTCACCTACCCCCTGATGAAGAGAATAACATACTGGCCACAGCTAGTTTTGG gaCTTACATTTAATTGGGGAGCCCTTCTTGGCTGGTCTGCCATCAAGGGGTCGTGTGAATGGTCTGTGTGTTTGCCCTTGTACTTGTCTGGAGTTATGTGGACACTGGTATATGACACCATTTATGCACATCAG GATAAGAGGGACGACATCATGATTGGTGTGAAGTCGACTGCACTACAGTTCAAGGAGGACACAAAGCAGTGGCTCAGTGGCTTCAGCCTTGCCATGCTCCTCGGCTTGTGCGTGGCAGGGATGAATTGCAACCAAACGTTCCCGTATTACTCAGCTGTGGCTGCCGTAGGGGCTCACCTAGCACACCAG ATTTACACTTTGGACATAGACAAGCCTGAAGactgttggaagaaatttgctTCAAATCGTACTGTAGGAATTCTGCTCTTCACAGGGATTGTGCTTGGAAATCTGTGGAAACGAAAAGACGTAAAAAGTGTAGAAGAGCCTTTAGAAAACAGATAG
- the LOC139671815 gene encoding placenta-specific gene 8 protein-like isoform X2, with the protein MATQTIVTIQPQGGIPAASRCIWQTGLMDCCTDCSVCCCGMFCFPCLACQVAGDMNECCLCGTSVAMRTLYRTRYNIPGSICSDFCITWWCPVCSVCQIKRDINRRREQGIF; encoded by the exons ATGGCCACCCAGACCATCGTGACGATCCAGCCGCAGGGTGGCATACCCGCCGCCTCGAGATGCATTTGGCAGACAGGGCTGATGGACTGCTGCACCGACTGCAGCGTTT gctgctgtgggatgttcTGCTTCCCCTGTCTTGCCTGCCAAGTGGCTGGAGACATGAATGAGTGCTGCCTGTGTGGGACCAGTGTGGCCATGAGGACCCTCTACCGCACCAGATACAACATCCCG gGGTCCATTTGCTCTGACTTCTGTATCACCTGGTGGtgccctgtgtgctctgttTGCCAAATTAAGAGAGACATCAACcgcaggagggagcagggcatATTCTG A
- the LOC139671815 gene encoding placenta-specific gene 8 protein-like isoform X1 produces MATQTIVTIQPQGGIPAASRCIWQTGLMDCCTDCSVCCCGMFCFPCLACQVAGDMNECCLCGTSVAMRTLYRTRYNIPGSICSDFCITWWCPVCSVCQIKRDINRRREQGIFW; encoded by the exons ATGGCCACCCAGACCATCGTGACGATCCAGCCGCAGGGTGGCATACCCGCCGCCTCGAGATGCATTTGGCAGACAGGGCTGATGGACTGCTGCACCGACTGCAGCGTTT gctgctgtgggatgttcTGCTTCCCCTGTCTTGCCTGCCAAGTGGCTGGAGACATGAATGAGTGCTGCCTGTGTGGGACCAGTGTGGCCATGAGGACCCTCTACCGCACCAGATACAACATCCCG gGGTCCATTTGCTCTGACTTCTGTATCACCTGGTGGtgccctgtgtgctctgttTGCCAAATTAAGAGAGACATCAACcgcaggagggagcagggcatATTCTGGTaa
- the LOC139671816 gene encoding placenta-specific gene 8 protein-like isoform X2, whose protein sequence is MRTRKRTQCFWDKDGSTTNCLEGSDPVLAMNSQGVIVVQPQFSVAQPPGRWQSGMMDCCSDCGVCLCGTFCYPCLGCQVAADMNECCLCGHTVAMRTLYRTRYHIPGSILGDFFSILCCPVCSLCQLKRDINRRREQHIF, encoded by the exons ATGAGAACCAGGAAAAGGACACAATGCTTCTGGGACAAGGACGGCTCA ACCACAAACTGCCTGGAGGGATCTGACCCTGTGCTGGCAATGAACTCTCAAGGTGTGATTGTGGTCCAGCCCCAGTTTTCAGTTGCCCAACCGCCAGGCAGATGGCAGTCTGGGATGATGGACTGCTGCTCTGACTGCGGCGTGT GTCTTTGTGGAACCTTCTGCTACCCCTGCCTGGGGTGCCAGGTGGCTGCAGACATGAATGAGTGCTGCCTGTGTGGCCACACCGTGGCCATGAGGACCCTCTACCGCACCAGATACCACATCCCG GGCTCCATTCTGGGTGACTTTTTCTCCATCTTGTGCTGCCCAGTGTGCTCACTCTGCCAGCTGAAGAGGGACATCAACcggaggagggagcagcacaTATTCTG A
- the LOC139671816 gene encoding placenta-specific gene 8 protein-like isoform X1, with the protein MRTRKRTQCFWDKDGSTTNCLEGSDPVLAMNSQGVIVVQPQFSVAQPPGRWQSGMMDCCSDCGVCLCGTFCYPCLGCQVAADMNECCLCGHTVAMRTLYRTRYHIPGSILGDFFSILCCPVCSLCQLKRDINRRREQHIFW; encoded by the exons ATGAGAACCAGGAAAAGGACACAATGCTTCTGGGACAAGGACGGCTCA ACCACAAACTGCCTGGAGGGATCTGACCCTGTGCTGGCAATGAACTCTCAAGGTGTGATTGTGGTCCAGCCCCAGTTTTCAGTTGCCCAACCGCCAGGCAGATGGCAGTCTGGGATGATGGACTGCTGCTCTGACTGCGGCGTGT GTCTTTGTGGAACCTTCTGCTACCCCTGCCTGGGGTGCCAGGTGGCTGCAGACATGAATGAGTGCTGCCTGTGTGGCCACACCGTGGCCATGAGGACCCTCTACCGCACCAGATACCACATCCCG GGCTCCATTCTGGGTGACTTTTTCTCCATCTTGTGCTGCCCAGTGTGCTCACTCTGCCAGCTGAAGAGGGACATCAACcggaggagggagcagcacaTATTCTGGTAA
- the LOC139671816 gene encoding placenta-specific gene 8 protein-like isoform X3 produces MNSQGVIVVQPQFSVAQPPGRWQSGMMDCCSDCGVCLCGTFCYPCLGCQVAADMNECCLCGHTVAMRTLYRTRYHIPGSILGDFFSILCCPVCSLCQLKRDINRRREQHIFW; encoded by the exons ATGAACTCTCAAGGTGTGATTGTGGTCCAGCCCCAGTTTTCAGTTGCCCAACCGCCAGGCAGATGGCAGTCTGGGATGATGGACTGCTGCTCTGACTGCGGCGTGT GTCTTTGTGGAACCTTCTGCTACCCCTGCCTGGGGTGCCAGGTGGCTGCAGACATGAATGAGTGCTGCCTGTGTGGCCACACCGTGGCCATGAGGACCCTCTACCGCACCAGATACCACATCCCG GGCTCCATTCTGGGTGACTTTTTCTCCATCTTGTGCTGCCCAGTGTGCTCACTCTGCCAGCTGAAGAGGGACATCAACcggaggagggagcagcacaTATTCTGGTAA